The following is a genomic window from Nguyenibacter vanlangensis.
GGTGGCCAGGTGCCGGATGACCAGGTGCTGGAGACCGATGTTTCGGGGCGCGGCGTGATTGCTCGGACGGACGGGCGGGCCTTCATCCGCGCCCCCGGCTATCGCGCCGGCACGGCCGACATCGCCGCTCTGCCGCCCGATGGGACGATGGCTCTGACCCCCTTCGTGCCGAAGGCGCTGTATCTGTCCAGCTACGGCATCGGTTCGGCCGCGTTGCGGAACCGGGCGCTGGCGCTGATCGGGCAGTCCGGGCTGAACGCACTGGTCATCGACGTCAAGGGCGATCGCGGCCTGGTCCCCTATCCCAGCCGCATTCCCCTGGCGATCGCCGACGGGGCGCGCCGGATGACGACCATTCCCGACCTGGGTGCCCTGGTGCGCATGCTGCATGCCCGGAACCTGTATGCCATCGCGCGGATCGTCGTCTTCAAGGACCTGCCGCTGGCCTCGGCCCGGCCGGACCTTGCGGTGCGCCTGCCCGATGGCCGCCTGTTTCACGACCGGCAGGGCATGGCCTGGACCGATCCGTCCCAGCCCGCGGTGCGCCAGTACAACATCGCGGTCGCGATCGAGGCCGCGCAGGCCGGGTTTGACGAAATCCAATTCGATTACATCCGTTTTCCCGACGAGGCCGCGCGCAGCCGCTTTTTGGGCGCGGCCAGCCAGGCCGGCCGCGTCGCCGCCGTCACGGCGTTCCTGGCCGAGGCGCGCCGGCAGCTTCTGCCCTATAACGTCTATCTGGCCACCACGATTTTCGGCTATGTCGCGTGGAACCGGGACGATACCGGCATCGGGCAGCAACTGGAACGCATGGCGCCCCTGGTCGATTACCTGTCGCCCATGCTCTACC
Proteins encoded in this region:
- a CDS encoding putative glycoside hydrolase — translated: MSDMRHFRRPALVLALVLAPVFAPVFGSLAWGLPPAPGGRAAAVTLHVVDAATGRPVAGARIVLGGQVPDDQVLETDVSGRGVIARTDGRAFIRAPGYRAGTADIAALPPDGTMALTPFVPKALYLSSYGIGSAALRNRALALIGQSGLNALVIDVKGDRGLVPYPSRIPLAIADGARRMTTIPDLGALVRMLHARNLYAIARIVVFKDLPLASARPDLAVRLPDGRLFHDRQGMAWTDPSQPAVRQYNIAVAIEAAQAGFDEIQFDYIRFPDEAARSRFLGAASQAGRVAAVTAFLAEARRQLLPYNVYLATTIFGYVAWNRDDTGIGQQLERMAPLVDYLSPMLYPSGFTFGIPGVGAPTRHPYEIVYRSLEMARRRLDISPKRFRPWLQAFRDYAFDRIPFGPDEIAAQIRAATDFGSDGWMVWNPRNVYDALPASASMSATAPMPVIAAGR